The Paenibacillus sophorae genome has a segment encoding these proteins:
- a CDS encoding SPFH domain-containing protein: MQEKMLRPINGFWIIAVIVICLAGGIYGAVQGYDVVPAILFVASGVLATSITVVQPNKSVVVTFFGKYVGTISASGMWAVVPLSKRKTVSLRVRNFNSVKLKVNDIEGNPIEIAAVVVFKVINSAKALFDVDKYMEFVEIQSETALRHVASKYPYDSFNGSGMSLRANAEEIAKELALELQERLSLSGVEVLEARLTHLAYSTEIASTMLQRQQASAILSARQIIVEGAVGMVDMAIKQLKESGVVELDEERKAAMINNLMVAIVSERGASPVINAGSLY; this comes from the coding sequence ATGCAAGAAAAAATGCTTCGTCCCATTAACGGTTTTTGGATTATCGCTGTGATTGTCATTTGCCTCGCCGGTGGAATTTACGGAGCTGTCCAGGGCTATGATGTAGTGCCTGCTATTTTGTTCGTGGCTTCCGGGGTGCTGGCGACAAGCATTACGGTGGTGCAGCCCAACAAGTCGGTCGTGGTCACTTTTTTCGGCAAATACGTTGGGACGATTTCAGCCAGCGGCATGTGGGCCGTTGTTCCGCTCAGCAAGCGTAAGACGGTCTCCCTTAGAGTGCGCAATTTCAACAGCGTCAAGCTGAAGGTTAACGATATCGAGGGCAATCCGATCGAGATCGCCGCTGTCGTCGTGTTTAAGGTCATCAATTCGGCAAAAGCGCTGTTCGATGTAGACAAGTACATGGAATTTGTGGAAATCCAGAGCGAGACGGCGCTTCGCCATGTGGCGAGCAAATATCCTTATGACAGCTTCAATGGAAGCGGCATGTCTCTTCGCGCCAATGCAGAGGAAATCGCCAAGGAGCTGGCCCTGGAACTGCAGGAACGGCTGTCCCTTTCAGGGGTGGAGGTGCTGGAAGCAAGACTGACACATCTTGCGTATTCCACTGAAATCGCCAGCACCATGCTTCAGCGCCAGCAGGCTTCTGCCATTCTGTCGGCAAGGCAGATCATTGTGGAGGGTGCAGTCGGCATGGTGGATATGGCGATCAAGCAGCTTAAGGAGAGCGGTGTTGTGGAGCTGGACGAAGAACGCAAGGCGGCCATGATCAACAATCTGATGGTGGCCATCGTATCCGAGCGCGGAGCGAGCCCGGTTATCAACGCCGGCTCGTTGTATTAA
- the thrS gene encoding threonine--tRNA ligase gives MAVSIKLPDGSVREYPEGSSIDDVAASISSGLRKNAAAGKLNGTIVDLSAKLSDGDLVEIVTLDSQDGLEVMRHSAAHLMAQAVKRLFGAKEVKLGVGPTIEDGFYYDMDLEHPLNPEDLQKIEKEMERIVSENLPIVRKEVSRKEALEIFGELGDPYKLELIQALPEDSVITLYEQGEFFDLCRGPHLPSTGKIKVFKLMNVAGAYWRGDSKNKMLQRVYGTAWVKKAQLDEHLRLLEEAKKRDHRKLGKELEIFTFNNLVGQGLPIWLPKGAKLRSILERYIVDLEANLGYQHVYTPVLGNVELYKTSGHWEHYQEDMFPKMTIDSEEFVLRPMNCPHHMMVYKSSMHSYRDLPIRIAELGIQHRYEMSGALTGLHRVRSMTLNDSHIFCRLDQIKSEFTRVLELVKQVYSDFGINDYRFRLSYRDPADTEKYFPNDQMWETAQRMLREVVEEAGLPFYEAEGEAAFYGPKLDVQIKTALGKEETLSTVQIDFLLPERFELEYVGDDGQKHRPVVLHRGILGTMERFVAFLLENFAGSLPLWLSPQQVKVIPVSSAFDDYANEVIDKLRRRGLRAEADLRNEKLGYKIREAQLEKLPYMFIVGENEKNSGAVSVRRRGEGDIGAKPLDEVIESLAFEASTKAIF, from the coding sequence ATGGCAGTAAGCATTAAGTTACCGGACGGCTCGGTCCGGGAATATCCGGAAGGCAGCAGCATCGACGATGTAGCAGCTTCCATCAGCAGCGGGCTGCGCAAGAATGCCGCCGCCGGCAAGCTGAACGGGACAATCGTTGATTTGTCCGCCAAGCTGAGTGACGGAGATCTAGTGGAGATCGTGACGCTTGATTCTCAGGATGGACTTGAGGTTATGCGGCACAGTGCCGCCCACCTGATGGCCCAGGCCGTCAAGCGGCTGTTCGGCGCCAAAGAGGTTAAGCTCGGCGTAGGACCGACGATTGAGGATGGATTCTACTATGACATGGACCTGGAGCATCCGCTGAATCCGGAAGATCTGCAGAAGATCGAGAAGGAAATGGAGCGTATCGTGTCGGAGAATCTGCCGATTGTCCGCAAGGAAGTCAGCCGCAAGGAGGCGCTTGAGATTTTCGGGGAGCTTGGCGACCCGTACAAGCTTGAGCTTATCCAGGCGCTGCCCGAGGACAGCGTGATCACCCTGTATGAGCAGGGCGAATTCTTCGACCTGTGCCGCGGGCCTCATCTCCCTTCGACCGGCAAAATCAAAGTCTTCAAGCTGATGAACGTTGCGGGAGCGTACTGGCGCGGCGACAGCAAGAACAAAATGCTGCAGCGCGTGTACGGCACCGCATGGGTCAAGAAAGCGCAGCTTGACGAGCATCTCCGCCTGCTGGAAGAAGCGAAGAAGCGCGATCACCGCAAGCTCGGCAAAGAATTGGAGATATTTACGTTCAATAACCTGGTAGGCCAGGGACTGCCAATTTGGCTGCCGAAGGGCGCCAAGCTGCGCAGCATTCTGGAGCGCTATATCGTTGATCTGGAAGCGAACCTCGGCTACCAGCATGTCTATACTCCGGTGCTGGGCAATGTCGAGCTGTACAAGACCTCAGGCCACTGGGAGCATTATCAGGAAGACATGTTCCCGAAGATGACGATTGACAGCGAGGAATTCGTGCTGCGCCCGATGAACTGTCCGCATCACATGATGGTGTATAAGAGCTCAATGCACAGCTACCGCGACCTGCCGATCCGGATTGCCGAGCTCGGCATTCAGCACCGCTACGAAATGTCCGGCGCGCTGACCGGTCTGCACCGCGTCCGCTCCATGACCCTGAACGACTCGCATATTTTTTGCCGTCTGGATCAGATCAAGAGTGAATTTACCCGTGTGCTTGAACTGGTGAAGCAGGTGTACAGTGACTTCGGCATCAATGATTACCGTTTCCGGCTGTCCTACCGCGATCCTGCTGATACCGAGAAGTATTTCCCGAACGACCAGATGTGGGAAACGGCCCAGCGGATGCTGCGGGAGGTTGTCGAGGAAGCCGGGCTGCCGTTCTACGAGGCGGAAGGCGAAGCCGCGTTCTACGGTCCGAAGCTGGACGTGCAGATCAAGACTGCGCTTGGCAAGGAAGAGACGCTCTCGACCGTACAGATCGACTTCTTGCTGCCGGAGCGCTTTGAGCTGGAATACGTCGGCGATGACGGACAGAAGCACCGTCCGGTCGTGCTGCACCGCGGCATTCTGGGAACGATGGAGCGTTTCGTAGCCTTCCTGCTGGAGAACTTTGCCGGCTCGCTGCCGCTTTGGCTGTCTCCGCAGCAGGTAAAGGTTATTCCGGTGTCGAGCGCTTTTGACGACTATGCAAACGAGGTAATCGACAAGCTGCGCCGCCGCGGTCTGAGAGCCGAAGCCGATCTGCGAAATGAGAAGCTCGGTTACAAGATCCGCGAAGCTCAGCTTGAGAAGCTGCCGTATATGTTCATCGTCGGCGAGAACGAGAAGAACAGCGGCGCTGTTTCCGTCCGCAGACGCGGCGAAGGCGATATCGGGGCGAAGCCTCTTGACGAGGTGATCGAGAGCCTCGCTTTTGAAGCTTCGACCAAGGCTATTTTTTAA
- a CDS encoding 3D domain-containing protein: protein MAEAVPVLQTYPHKPARSSSIPVAAPAPEQIIRMFKMTATGYTAGFESTGKRPNHPEYGITYSGVKVRRDKNAVSTIAADPKVLPLGSILYVPGYGYAIVADTGSAIKGQKIDLYFSTTKQVYREWGKQLVEVQLIKRGSGKCTEAMLENIGRVIRAYDTVPQEILEEII from the coding sequence ATGGCTGAGGCAGTGCCGGTCTTGCAGACGTATCCGCATAAACCTGCTCGTTCATCTTCCATCCCCGTAGCCGCTCCTGCGCCGGAGCAGATCATCCGCATGTTCAAAATGACAGCCACCGGATATACAGCAGGCTTCGAATCGACCGGCAAACGACCGAATCACCCGGAATACGGCATCACCTACTCAGGCGTCAAGGTGCGAAGAGACAAGAACGCTGTTTCGACCATTGCCGCCGATCCCAAGGTGCTGCCGCTGGGAAGCATTTTATACGTGCCGGGGTATGGCTATGCGATAGTCGCGGACACCGGATCGGCGATCAAAGGGCAAAAGATTGATCTTTATTTTTCAACGACTAAGCAGGTATATAGGGAATGGGGAAAACAATTGGTGGAGGTCCAACTGATCAAGCGCGGCAGCGGTAAGTGTACGGAAGCTATGCTGGAGAATATAGGAAGAGTCATCCGGGCTTACGATACCGTGCCGCAGGAAATACTGGAAGAAATCATCTAA
- the liaF gene encoding cell wall-active antibiotics response protein LiaF, which translates to MRRRIASQVFGGLILIGIGVLFLLRQLGYADIDIGYLFSNFWPVVLIIIGCQRLLGGGGRGFSSIGSLFFLALGVYFLGRNLGWFDLSAGDFFTMLIPVALIGGGLMVIFRPHRSGPPEPPPAPPKFYSGDKSGEDAEPPRPLESTLDDEFERKFGGPREESGSIESSAGKSGVTDWDREADSRWKENRDRHERRRQEREERHERRNSERWERYERKHGHFDGHEWSHSEGKETTNRSTFIGDIHMGREHFQLKNTNVSQFIGDTVLDLTNAQIPYGETKINLSAFIGDLKIYIPDDMDLGISVNSSSFIGDMEVLDHSRSGFMSSVQCKTPYYKEAGKKIRINVSAFIGDIKVKTVG; encoded by the coding sequence ATGAGAAGACGTATAGCCAGCCAGGTGTTCGGGGGCCTGATTCTAATTGGAATCGGCGTGCTGTTTTTGCTCCGGCAGTTGGGATATGCAGACATCGATATCGGTTACCTTTTCTCCAATTTCTGGCCGGTTGTGCTGATTATTATAGGCTGTCAGCGGCTGCTAGGGGGAGGCGGCAGAGGGTTTTCCTCCATAGGCTCGCTGTTTTTTCTAGCCCTGGGCGTGTATTTTTTGGGACGGAATCTGGGATGGTTCGACCTTTCCGCTGGTGATTTCTTCACCATGCTCATTCCAGTCGCACTGATCGGGGGCGGACTCATGGTCATCTTCAGACCGCACCGCTCCGGACCACCGGAACCGCCGCCTGCACCTCCGAAGTTTTATTCGGGGGACAAGTCAGGGGAGGACGCTGAACCGCCGCGGCCGCTGGAATCGACATTGGATGACGAATTTGAGCGGAAATTCGGCGGACCTAGGGAAGAGAGCGGCTCCATTGAAAGTTCTGCAGGAAAGTCCGGAGTGACCGACTGGGACCGCGAGGCCGATTCACGCTGGAAGGAAAATAGGGATCGTCATGAACGCAGACGCCAGGAGCGGGAGGAACGCCACGAACGCAGAAATAGCGAGCGCTGGGAGCGGTATGAACGCAAGCACGGACATTTTGATGGACATGAATGGAGCCATAGCGAGGGGAAGGAAACGACGAACCGTTCCACTTTTATCGGTGATATCCACATGGGACGCGAACATTTTCAGCTCAAAAACACGAATGTCTCCCAATTTATCGGCGATACGGTGCTTGACCTGACCAACGCGCAAATCCCGTACGGCGAGACGAAGATTAATCTATCCGCTTTTATCGGCGATCTCAAAATCTATATTCCGGACGACATGGATCTCGGCATTTCCGTCAACAGCAGCTCGTTCATAGGCGATATGGAAGTACTGGATCACTCGCGCAGCGGGTTTATGAGCTCCGTACAGTGCAAGACACCTTATTATAAGGAAGCCGGCAAAAAAATCCGTATCAATGTCAGCGCTTTTATCGGAGATATCAAGGTTAAGACGGTGGGTTAG
- a CDS encoding sensor histidine kinase, with the protein MGTIFKNTKWVLLLYFLLCGSVTALLMYAGSCLGYIEVEDYRMWVYLCLGIVLFTAVIGYMAVQRIQRRIDHLDLNMLKVAKGNLSVRMPGSDDPSFARVYHEFNIMMDAVENKMKLLQRLGEQEVVEKEKAAESAVLEERRRMARDLHDTVSQQLFAIHMSASSLPKVLERNEEQGRTVMDQLITMSQMAQKQMRALIAQLRPVELEGRDLFEALEKWFPDYCRQNGLKGIKELELQGELSEAIEHQLFLIIQEAMANIVKHSGARLVSLSLREGPRQVALSVSDDGQGFELMHGKQGSYGLTTMRERAEKLGGQVEIISRRGAGTTIRVHIPKFVQANGREISAASGVAASKEAGEEEASGE; encoded by the coding sequence ATGGGGACGATTTTTAAAAATACGAAATGGGTACTGCTGCTTTATTTCCTGCTCTGTGGCAGTGTAACAGCCCTGCTGATGTACGCCGGAAGCTGCCTGGGCTATATCGAAGTCGAGGATTACAGAATGTGGGTGTATCTGTGCCTTGGCATCGTGCTGTTTACCGCCGTTATCGGCTATATGGCCGTGCAGCGCATCCAGCGGCGGATTGATCACCTGGATCTCAATATGCTGAAAGTAGCCAAAGGCAATCTTTCCGTTCGGATGCCGGGGAGCGACGATCCTTCTTTTGCAAGAGTTTATCATGAGTTCAATATTATGATGGATGCGGTCGAGAACAAAATGAAGCTGCTTCAGCGTCTGGGCGAGCAGGAGGTTGTTGAGAAAGAGAAGGCGGCGGAGAGCGCTGTGCTTGAGGAACGGCGGCGGATGGCCCGGGATTTGCATGATACGGTCAGCCAGCAGCTGTTCGCCATCCACATGTCCGCCTCTTCGCTGCCGAAGGTGCTAGAGCGGAATGAAGAACAGGGACGGACGGTGATGGACCAGCTGATCACCATGTCGCAGATGGCTCAGAAGCAGATGCGGGCGCTGATCGCCCAGCTTCGTCCGGTGGAGCTTGAAGGCAGGGACCTGTTCGAAGCGCTGGAGAAATGGTTCCCGGATTACTGCCGGCAGAATGGGCTGAAGGGCATAAAGGAGCTTGAACTGCAGGGCGAGCTGTCCGAGGCGATCGAGCATCAGCTGTTTCTGATTATCCAGGAAGCGATGGCGAACATAGTGAAGCACTCGGGAGCGCGACTGGTCAGCCTGTCTCTGCGCGAGGGACCGAGGCAGGTTGCGCTCAGCGTCAGCGATGACGGGCAGGGATTCGAACTCATGCATGGCAAACAGGGATCGTACGGCCTGACGACGATGCGGGAGCGCGCGGAGAAGCTCGGCGGCCAGGTTGAAATTATTAGCCGCAGGGGAGCGGGCACGACGATCCGTGTACATATTCCAAAGTTTGTTCAGGCGAACGGCAGAGAGATATCGGCTGCAAGCGGCGTGGCGGCAAGCAAAGAAGCAGGGGAAGAGGAGGCAAGCGGCGAATGA
- a CDS encoding response regulator: protein MSAIKVLLVDDHDMVRMGLKTYLMLEPTFEVVSEASNGREALELLHSWGEEGLPDLILMDLMMPVMNGVETTRAVLSEFPGLKIVILTSFLEDDLVVDAIEAGAVSYVLKTVSAEELIYALQGAYRGMPVMTGDVSQALTRGIRQRTVQDDTSGLTEREREVLLLIAEGKSNKDIGEELHISIKTVKTHVSNLLMKCELEDRTQLAIYAHRKGWVTQR from the coding sequence ATGAGCGCGATCAAAGTACTGCTGGTTGATGACCATGATATGGTTCGTATGGGGCTCAAAACATATCTGATGCTGGAACCGACATTTGAGGTGGTATCCGAGGCGTCAAACGGACGGGAGGCGCTTGAACTGCTGCATTCCTGGGGCGAGGAAGGGCTGCCCGATCTGATCTTGATGGATCTGATGATGCCGGTGATGAACGGCGTGGAGACGACCCGTGCGGTGCTGTCCGAGTTTCCGGGGCTAAAGATCGTGATATTGACCAGCTTCCTTGAGGATGACCTTGTGGTGGACGCCATTGAGGCGGGTGCGGTCAGCTATGTTCTCAAGACCGTGTCGGCGGAAGAGCTGATTTACGCGCTGCAGGGGGCGTACCGCGGCATGCCGGTGATGACCGGCGATGTGTCGCAGGCATTGACGCGCGGCATCCGCCAACGCACGGTGCAGGATGATACATCCGGGCTGACCGAGCGGGAAAGGGAGGTTCTGCTGCTGATTGCGGAAGGCAAGAGCAACAAGGATATCGGCGAGGAGCTGCATATCAGCATCAAGACGGTTAAGACGCATGTCAGCAATCTGCTGATGAAATGCGAGCTGGAGGACCGCACGCAGCTCGCCATCTATGCGCACCGCAAGGGATGGGTTACACAGAGATAG
- a CDS encoding S1C family serine protease, whose product MDENKHRYNGDGNDRFEKQSPDQEWNNEGQSPESNSSYYYSYGPFKSLNHNEQNTEGVEHYSRREPERVEITPPQPVKPVPYNSIRPTGYGSGYGGGGNGGGSGSDGGNGWQYNRKPKKPVKTAVLSFLAGMLVLSGSMFMADRGNWFTSDQAATATAALSSQGKAANESATVAPTTTTTGLVTGTQGVSSVVDEAGPAVVKIETLVKSAPRGSQSNPNSNDPFYQFFFGDQFGGNSSGQTQPNNGSSGSGSDSQLTPYGIGTGFVYDKAGYILTNQHVIENADVIQVTVDGNSKPYEAKLLGSSVDLDLAVLKIEGDNNFPTVPLGDSDAIKVGSEVVAIGNPQGFDHTVTAGVLSAKDRSIDINEEQGSGTRNYTDLLQTDASINPGNSGGPLLNSSGQVIGMNVAVSTDSQGIGFAIPVNKIKEVVDKLEANQAIPKDPVPFIGASLMTITDEVAKQMGTDIKEGSVVAEIIYKSPAYVADLRPYDIITGANGTKYATSQELIDFIKTKKVGDKITLNVVRDGKTLDLPVTIGNKNDFNTAQTQQ is encoded by the coding sequence ATGGACGAGAACAAGCACAGATATAATGGCGATGGCAACGATCGCTTTGAGAAACAATCGCCGGATCAGGAGTGGAACAACGAAGGACAGTCTCCTGAATCGAATTCATCTTACTACTATTCGTACGGACCTTTTAAATCCCTTAATCATAATGAGCAGAATACGGAAGGCGTAGAGCATTATAGCCGGAGGGAGCCGGAAAGGGTGGAAATCACTCCTCCCCAGCCGGTCAAGCCGGTCCCGTACAATTCGATCCGCCCCACGGGTTACGGCAGCGGGTATGGCGGAGGAGGGAACGGCGGCGGAAGCGGTTCGGACGGCGGGAACGGCTGGCAGTATAACCGGAAGCCGAAGAAACCGGTAAAAACTGCGGTCCTTTCCTTCCTTGCCGGTATGCTTGTGCTCTCCGGCTCCATGTTCATGGCTGACCGGGGGAACTGGTTTACATCAGACCAGGCAGCAACGGCAACGGCGGCCTTAAGCTCACAGGGCAAGGCTGCCAACGAGAGCGCGACCGTTGCACCGACGACTACGACAACCGGGCTTGTGACCGGAACACAAGGCGTCTCCAGTGTCGTAGACGAAGCGGGGCCGGCGGTCGTTAAAATCGAAACGCTCGTGAAATCGGCTCCCCGTGGAAGCCAAAGTAATCCGAACTCGAACGATCCGTTCTATCAGTTCTTCTTCGGTGACCAATTCGGCGGAAACTCTTCGGGACAGACCCAGCCGAACAATGGCAGCAGCGGTTCCGGTTCCGATTCGCAGCTGACACCTTACGGCATCGGCACCGGATTTGTTTACGATAAAGCCGGATATATTCTGACTAACCAGCACGTAATCGAGAATGCCGACGTCATACAGGTTACCGTCGACGGCAACTCCAAGCCGTATGAAGCGAAGTTGCTTGGATCCAGTGTGGATTTGGACCTTGCGGTGCTGAAAATCGAAGGGGACAACAACTTCCCGACCGTGCCGCTCGGCGACTCGGACGCCATCAAGGTAGGCTCGGAGGTCGTGGCAATCGGCAACCCGCAGGGCTTTGACCACACGGTTACCGCAGGGGTGCTGAGCGCGAAAGACCGGAGCATTGACATCAATGAAGAACAAGGCAGCGGTACGCGCAATTATACGGATCTGCTGCAGACAGACGCTTCCATCAACCCCGGCAACTCCGGCGGACCGCTGCTTAACTCAAGCGGCCAGGTAATCGGTATGAACGTTGCCGTCAGCACGGATTCGCAAGGTATTGGCTTCGCCATACCGGTCAATAAAATTAAAGAAGTTGTCGACAAGCTTGAAGCCAATCAAGCCATCCCCAAAGATCCGGTTCCATTTATCGGCGCTTCGCTGATGACGATTACCGATGAAGTGGCGAAGCAAATGGGCACTGACATCAAGGAGGGCTCCGTTGTAGCCGAGATTATTTACAAATCACCGGCTTACGTTGCCGACCTGCGTCCATACGATATTATTACCGGCGCTAACGGAACGAAATATGCGACCAGCCAGGAATTGATTGACTTCATCAAGACCAAAAAGGTCGGAGACAAAATTACACTCAATGTTGTCAGAGACGGCAAAACTTTGGATTTGCCGGTAACGATCGGCAACAAAAACGACTTCAATACAGCGCAGACCCAGCAGTAA
- a CDS encoding response regulator transcription factor, with protein MRPNILIIDDDEKIISMLRRGLAFEGYDVKTASNGADGLRAVLNSDPDVVVLDVMMPQVDGFEVCRRLREGGSTVPVLMLTAKDEVEHRVKGLDLGADDYLVKPFALEELLARVRALLRRGSEQSGGSEQAAVYEDLVLDVDSREVTRGGKRLELTAKEFELLHLFMQNPKRVLSRDLIMDKIWGYDYSGESNVLEVYIAMLRQKTEEHGGKRLIQTIRGAGYILRGDK; from the coding sequence ATGCGACCGAATATTTTAATTATTGACGATGACGAAAAAATCATTTCCATGCTGCGGAGAGGACTCGCTTTTGAGGGTTATGACGTAAAGACGGCGTCCAACGGAGCGGACGGCCTACGGGCCGTACTGAACAGCGATCCGGATGTCGTTGTTCTCGATGTCATGATGCCTCAGGTGGATGGCTTTGAGGTGTGCCGGAGGCTTAGAGAGGGCGGCAGCACCGTTCCGGTACTGATGCTTACAGCCAAGGATGAGGTAGAGCACAGGGTCAAAGGCCTGGACCTCGGAGCGGATGATTATCTGGTAAAGCCGTTCGCGCTGGAAGAACTGCTGGCGCGGGTAAGAGCGCTGCTGCGGCGGGGGAGCGAACAAAGCGGAGGCAGCGAGCAGGCAGCCGTCTATGAGGACCTTGTGCTGGATGTCGATTCGCGGGAAGTGACGCGCGGCGGCAAACGGCTGGAACTGACGGCAAAAGAATTTGAGCTGCTGCATTTGTTTATGCAGAATCCGAAGCGGGTGCTGTCCCGCGATCTGATTATGGACAAGATTTGGGGCTACGATTACAGCGGCGAATCCAATGTGCTGGAGGTTTATATTGCCATGCTGCGTCAAAAGACGGAGGAGCATGGCGGCAAACGACTCATTCAGACGATTCGGGGAGCCGGCTACATCCTAAGAGGTGACAAATAA
- a CDS encoding sensor histidine kinase: protein MSIKLRLTAWYSGILAVMLLAFSASIFVFFYINTYGDIKDRLRDQAKGESLDTLFDNRLDAQNLFGQMYFYDSGKFIQSLNLTHIDLRFDIPAQQNLKDEEFKDAYYKGYHFLVYQKAVNIEGYNNNPAAVLQMAAYTGEQDKLLDRLKTILITGSFATLIAAFTFGLFLARKAMSPIGKVIEAAEGIQTGNDLSVRIEYDGPPDEIGRLIRTVNSMLGRMEGFYKNLEDSYAAQRRFVSDASHELRTPLTTIRGNIELLQKVWELEPGENPSLDEAAIRQMSVESVHDIADEAKRMSRLVADMLSLARADTGRTFEKEPIALEPMMNEVARRAVFLPREAEWITGDLSILNGKYVLGNKDYLQQMLFIFIDNAFKYTPSGEVTFDAVVYQHQVGIRVKDTGIGMEKDEVPHIFDRFYRADESRGITEGIGLGLSIAKWIIDEHGGSVEVVTRQGEGTTFVIWLPLLFAAPLE from the coding sequence ATGTCAATCAAGCTGCGGCTGACCGCGTGGTATTCGGGGATATTAGCCGTCATGCTGCTGGCCTTTTCAGCATCCATTTTCGTTTTTTTCTATATTAATACGTATGGGGATATAAAAGACAGGCTCCGGGATCAGGCGAAAGGCGAATCGCTGGACACTCTCTTCGATAACCGCCTGGATGCCCAGAATTTGTTCGGGCAAATGTACTTTTACGACAGCGGAAAGTTTATTCAGAGCTTGAATTTGACGCATATTGATCTGCGTTTCGATATTCCGGCGCAGCAGAACCTCAAAGATGAAGAGTTTAAAGATGCCTATTACAAAGGCTACCATTTTTTGGTTTATCAAAAGGCGGTCAATATTGAGGGCTACAATAACAATCCGGCGGCCGTTCTGCAAATGGCTGCATATACCGGAGAACAGGACAAGCTGCTTGATCGGCTGAAGACAATCCTGATCACTGGCTCATTTGCCACGTTGATCGCCGCCTTTACCTTTGGCCTGTTTCTGGCCCGCAAGGCGATGAGCCCGATTGGCAAGGTGATCGAAGCGGCCGAAGGCATTCAGACCGGCAATGACCTCAGCGTACGGATCGAATACGACGGGCCGCCCGATGAAATTGGAAGACTGATCCGGACGGTGAACAGTATGCTAGGCCGGATGGAAGGGTTTTACAAGAATCTTGAGGATTCGTATGCGGCCCAGCGCCGTTTCGTGTCGGATGCTTCGCATGAGCTTCGCACGCCGCTGACGACCATTCGCGGCAACATCGAGCTGCTCCAAAAGGTATGGGAACTCGAGCCTGGTGAAAATCCGTCACTGGATGAAGCGGCGATTCGGCAAATGTCGGTGGAATCGGTGCATGATATCGCGGACGAGGCGAAGCGCATGAGCCGGCTGGTCGCCGATATGCTGTCATTGGCCAGAGCCGATACGGGCCGCACCTTCGAGAAGGAGCCGATAGCGCTTGAGCCGATGATGAATGAGGTGGCCCGCCGGGCCGTCTTTCTCCCCCGGGAAGCGGAGTGGATTACGGGGGATCTTTCGATCCTCAATGGCAAATATGTGCTGGGCAACAAGGATTATTTGCAGCAGATGCTGTTCATTTTCATTGACAATGCCTTCAAATATACGCCGTCCGGAGAAGTGACGTTCGACGCGGTTGTTTATCAGCACCAGGTTGGCATCCGGGTTAAGGATACCGGCATCGGTATGGAAAAAGACGAGGTGCCGCATATTTTCGACCGGTTCTATCGGGCGGATGAATCCCGCGGCATTACCGAAGGCATCGGACTCGGATTATCCATAGCCAAATGGATCATTGATGAGCACGGTGGATCGGTCGAGGTGGTTACCCGGCAGGGCGAGGGCACAACGTTCGTGATTTGGCTGCCCCTGCTCTTTGCCGCTCCGCTTGAATAG